Proteins from one Psilocybe cubensis strain MGC-MH-2018 chromosome 11, whole genome shotgun sequence genomic window:
- a CDS encoding Transcription elongation factor SPT5, translating to MSSYKRRRLDSLGNRTDINPFIDIEAAVSDDDESSEELDYEGGQLLNDNDEYSEDEERVAHSRLYHAMQNTDNADEWSDLLPMLLPSRMKICPDNDIEPSSSRELIQKYGNPQPGGLGDNNYMPSATDIMYEIGCKVGRKEAVAFKIMQMSTNPTFPIILARSVFAQSSIPGRIYVEAPSMQHAHTLACLVRELNPTHLVRLSSERCMEILSHPPPSRPEDQSWVKVAGKRKAWTTYANATGLVFTFQGRKSVVLIPRPPDNIKKSHLDRIFQDGFIIMDFDAIDLKYLSNVLPTSSELEQFRECPFVTTETLAQASKAISMTRLKRYDRVKIIGGEYLGLFGTVKSVSDAEVEVHIPSQGITQAVALHDLRAAFQIGDSVEVVEGDHKDLHGWVSDFDGRSVCIIAPEHEREVIVPIHTVIFYVPPAHATLRPRKRHSSKLGERDHNDVYIGLSVIVVGNNTFKGYYGIVKNTTPDGFADVELEARNQRVERIKISHLIIHNREHINSAQDPGPSGGATPMPSTVASFLSPAWNPYSAIPVHSAVEIAELPSTVAHWLDTKYDKLKGLQLKVVDKSKGDHQVAMELLSLTDDTAHLALLGRTLTLPKSVLFPIHPVKKDDFVTPLEGDSMGIIFRIRSIDKDICVVHKYPVTRMKRGDTFPTFPTTSLIQIFPPSHGVKVVNM from the exons ATGTCTAGTTATAAACGCAGACGACTTGACAGCCTAGGCAACCGCACA GACATTAATCCCTTCATAGACATTGAAGCAGCGgtttccgatgatgatgaaagttcggaagagcttgatTATGAAGGGGGCCAACTAC TGAATGATAACGATGAATActctgaggatgaggaacgtGTTGCACACTCTCGGCTATATCATGCCATGCAAAATACAGATAACGCTGATGAATGGAGCGATTTGTTGCCCATGCTTCTGCCTTCACGCATGAAAATTTGTCCTGACAATGATATAGAGCCATCTAGTTCACGAGAACTTATACAGAAATATGGCAATCCCCAACCAGGAGGACTTGGTGATAATAATTATATGCCTTCCGCAACTGATATCATGTATGAAATAGGTTGCAAG GTTGGACGCAAAGAGGCCGTCGCTTTCAAAATTATGCAGATGTCAACGAACCCTACATTTCCCATCATCCTTGCCCGGTCTGTCTTCGCTCAATCCTCAATTCCTGGGAGAATCTACGTCGAGGCGCCATCAATGCAACATGCGCATACGTTAGCCTGCCTCGTTAGAGAGCTTAATCCGACACATTTAGTTAGGCTATCCTCGGAGAGATGTATGGAGATCCTATCTCATCCCCCACCCTCACGCCCTGAAGACCAATCGTGGGTcaaggttgctggaaagcGTAAGGCTTGGACGACCTACGCAAATGCTACCGGCCTTGTGTTCACATTCCAGGGTCGGAAAAGTGTTGTTCTTATCCCCAGACCTCCggacaacatcaagaaatcgcaccttgacaggatATTCCAGGATGGATTTATTATCATGGATTTCGACGCCATCGATctcaaatatctttccaatgTCCTCCCAACATCGTCCGAGTTGGAGCAATTTCGCGAGTGTCCATTTGTAACGACGGAGACCTTAGCGCAAGCCTCGAAAGCCATCTCCATGACTCGACTGAAACGATATGATCGAGTCAAAATTATTGGTGGAGAATACTTAGGTCTTTTTGGAACGGTCAAGAGTGTTTCTGATGCTGAGGTGGAAGTGCACATCCCCTCCCAAGGTATAACACAAGCAGTTGCACTACACGATCTACGTGCAGCTTTCCAGATAGGCGATAGTgttgaagtcgttgaagggGATCACAAAGATCTCCATGGATGGGTGTCAGACTTTGATGGAAGATCTGTTTGTATTATCGCCCCAGAGCACGAACGCGAA GTCATTGTGCCCATCCACACAGTCATATTCTACGTCCCCCCTGCCCATGCTACTCTTCGCCCGCGAAAGCGTCATTCGTCAAAGCTTGGAGAAAGAGACCACAACGACGTCTATATAGGTTTGAGtgtcatcgttgtcgggaATAATACATTCAAGGGGTACTATGGCATCGTTAAAAACACTACCCCCGACGGCTTTGCAGACGTTGAGCTGGAAGCTCGTAACCAGAGGGTGGAACGTATTAAAATATCACATTTAATTATACA CAACCGAGAACATATAAATTCCGCTCAAGACCCCGGGCCTTCTGGTGGAGCAACTCCAATGCCATCCACAGTAGCAAGTTTTCTGTCTCCTGCATGGAATCCGTATTCAGCAATACCTGTACACTCGGCGGTGGAAATTGCAGAACTACCCTCAACCGTCGCTCACTGGCTAGATACGAAATACGATAAGCTGAAAGGATTACAATTAAAAGTCGTAGACAAATCCAAGGGCGACCATCAAGTGGCGATGGAACTTCTCAGCCTTACCGACGATACTGCCCACCTAGCATTACTGGGACGTACACTGACATTACCGAAATCAGTGttgtttccaattcatcCTGTAAAAAAGGACGACTTCGTTACACCGCTTGAGGGCGATTCAATGGGGATTATATTCAGGATACGATCAATAGACAAGGATATTTGCGTTGTACATAAATATCCCGTTACTCGTATGAAACGCGGTGATACATTCCCAACTTTTCCGACAACATCTTTGATTCAAATCTTCCCCCCGTCCCATGGTGTCAAAGTTGTAAATATGTAG